A single region of the Leptodactylus fuscus isolate aLepFus1 chromosome 5, aLepFus1.hap2, whole genome shotgun sequence genome encodes:
- the LOC142204399 gene encoding extracellular calcium-sensing receptor-like codes for MTLGLRVIKLMQGRTGTSLRNKEKTFWTFHLESYQHLQALIFAVEEINKNVDILPNVSIGFQAYDSCTMLHQDIEGTLKISHFSTSPLLSDRSKFPSFFRTIPSDTFQSLGLAQLVQQFNWTWVGLLAVDNDYGEHGIQLVKREITKAGACVAFTETIHRSKPDRNAPYIVTVMKKSTAKVVVVFANDVDFVPILDEMLRQNLTGKTLIASEAWSTSTLTMERFTGLLSGTIGIALYSGIIFGFQTFLNKVHPNSSLGGEWLKLLWEKTFSCKFFIDSNTNSSMENGDKPCTGDESLYSVVNSYNDVSSLRTTYNVYNAVHVVAKALEDLSHCKERRNPFSNGNCANLLKYMKRVRLTLSSGKELYFDEHGDPPAVYDIVNWQQGPEGTIKKVKVGSYDTTSSRLFTINTSAIYWNSGDQQAPSSACSQSCPPGYRKAIIEREPICCFQCIPCPPGEISNHTDSVDCQQCPWNQWPNPERSTCLHKTIEYLAYEDVLGSSLMAISLASSIVPIAILKLFIRHKSTPLVKANNISLSSLLLISLFFCFISALLFIGYPNLKTCLLRQVTFGIVFSLCISCILAKTLMVVFAFLATRPCSRLRRFSKISFSYSLIFSSFFLQCVLCITWLALAPPFPQDNVHDLPGLIIVECNEGSTFAFWCMLAYLGLLAFTSFFVAFVARRLPNAFNEASYITFSMLAFISVWVSYVPAALSSRGKYTVAMEVFAILCSSWSLVICMFLPKCLILLLRPDLNTKKNVKIKM; via the exons ATGACACTAGGCCTGAGAGTGATTAAACTTATGcaaggacgtacaggtacgtccttgcGTAATAAGGAAAAGACCTTCTGGAC GTTCCATCTTGAGAGCTATCAACATCTCCAAGCCCTGATTTTCGCAGTGGAAgagatcaataaaaatgttgatatTCTTCCCAACGTTTCCATTGGTTTCCAAGCCTATGATTCCTGCACTATGCTCCATCAAGACATAGAAGGGACTTTGAAA ATAAGCCATTTTTCCACCAGCCCACTCCTAAGTGACCGGTCAAAGTTCCCATCCTTCTTCAGGACTATCCCCAGTGACACCTTTCAATCTCTAGGCTTGGCCCAATTAGTCCAACAATTTAATTGGACTTGGGTTGGCTTGTTGGCCGTGGACAATGATTATGGAGAACATGGAATTCAACTTGTCAAGAGAGAAATAACTAAGGCTGGAGCTTGTGTGGCCTTCACTGAAACAATTCATAGGAGTAAACCAGATCGCAATGCTCCATACATAGTGACGGTGATGAAGAAGTCAACAGCCAAAGTCGTGGTTGTCTTCGCCAACGATGTAGACTTTGTTCCCATTTTGGATGAGATGCTACGACAAAATCTCACAGGCAAGACCCTTATCGCCAGCGAAGCTTGGTCTACGTCCACCTTAACTATGGAGAGGTTCACAGGTCTTCTATCTGGTACTATAGGTATTGCACTCTATAGTGGGATTATATTCGGATTTCAGACTTTTCTTAATAAGGTCCATCCAAATAGTTCACTAGGAGGGGAATGGTTGAAACTTCTTTGGGAGAAAACCTTTAGCTGTAAATTCTTCATTGACTCCAATACGAACAGTTCAATGGAAAATGGAGACAAACCATGCACGGGAGATGAAAGTCTTTATAGTGTTGTAAACAGCTACAATGATGTCTCCAGTTTAAGGACCACATATAATGTCTACAATGCAGTCCACGTGGTAGCCAAAGCTTTGGAAGATCTAAGCCACTGCAAGGAAAGACGTAACCCATTTTCTAATGGTAACTGTGCCAAC CTCCTGAAGTACATGAAGAGAGTACGGTTGACACTCAGCAGTGGCAAGGAGCTTTATTTCGATGAGCATGGAGATCCACCAGCGGTCTATGACATTGTGAACTGGCAGCAGGGACCAGAAGGAACCATAAAGAAGGTCAAAGTTGGCAGTTATGACACCACCTCTTCGAGACTGTTTACTATCAATACAAGTGCAATATATTGGAATAGTGGTGACCAACAG GCCCCTTCTTCTGCCTGTAGTCAGAGCTGTCCTCCAGGTTATCGAAAGGCAATCATAGAAAGGGAACCCATCTGCTGCTTTCAATGCATTCCCTGTCCTCCAGGAGAAATATCCAATCATACAG ATTCAGTCGACTGCCAACAATGTCCATGGAATCAATGGCCAAATCCAGAAAGATCAACATGTCTTCACAAGACCATAGAGTACCTGGCTTATGAAGACGTCCTGGGTTCATCCTTGATGGCTATCAGCCTTGCTTCTTCCATAGTTCCAATTGCAATCTTAAAGCTCTTCATCCGACATAAATCAACTCCACTGGTCAAAGCCAACAATATCTCTTTAAGTAGTCTTCTCCTGATAAGTTTGTTCTTCTGCTTCATCTCAGCTTTGTTATTCATTGGTTACCCCAACTTAAAGACGTGTCTCCTACGCCAGGTTACATTTGGAATTGTCTTCTCTCTTTGTATCTCTTGCATTTTGGCCAAAACTCTTATGGTGGTTTTTGCTTTCTTAGCCACTCGACCTTGTAGTAGACTTCGAAGGTTCTCCAAGATAAGTTTTTCTTATAGTCTCATTTTTTCCAGTTTCTTCCTCCAATGTGTGTTGTGCATAACGTGGCTAGCTCTAGCTCCTCCATTTCCACAGGATAATGTTCATGACCTGCCCGGTCTTATTATTGTCGAGTGCAATGAGGGATCTACATTTgctttctggtgcatgctggcaTATCTTGGACTCTTGGCTTTCACCAGCTTCTTTGTTGCTTTTGTAGCTCGAAGACTACCCAATGCTTTCAACGAGGCCAGCTATATAACGTTCAGCATGTTGGCTTTTATTAGTGTCTGGGTGTCCTATGTACCGGCTGCTCTCAGTTCACGGGGAAAATATACAGTGGCCATGGAAGTTTTTGCCATCTTATGTTCCAGTTGGTCCCTTGTCATTTGCATGTTTCTACCAAAATGCTTGATTTTACTGTTACGACCAGACTTGAACACcaagaaaaatgtgaaaataaaaatgtaa
- the LOC142202579 gene encoding extracellular calcium-sensing receptor-like, which yields MRLITHIYWCLWHLLLSYLILVSYGSDMGCRLSTSNLSGAIGGGDVLIGVLLPFHIDKLFQTFTFTEYPKEGVCSMFLLEMFQQFQAMRFALEEINGRLDLLQNITLGFAAFDSCAVLRKELVGTLWMLTGRSKPITNYCCLENPPLAAVLGHAMSTSSILMAHILGLYRYPQISHFSTSSLLSDRWQFPSFFRTVPSDTFQSRGLAHLMLHFDWKWVGMIALGNDYGYEGTKLVKEEILKAGACVAFTQFMDANNMARSVPEVTKVIKSSTARVVLVFANDLYVAILVDEMIKQNVTGKIFMASEAWSTSPILGAEKYSMLLSGSIGFAFHSSTIPGLKEFLNSIHPNDPDNSEKTLRKIFWEKTFGCKFFNMMDGSQSQANATKICTGLEDLTKVQNTYTDVSSLRGSLSIYTSVHVIAKSLHDMRTCMEGRGPFYNGSCADIDHFKPWQTPMLKHYIQNVMVKLNDGRDIFFDENGDLPAVYDIVNWQLGGDGTMKKVKVGSYDTAATDGNIFTINISAVRWPPGIEQVPTSVCSESCPPGFRRVVRRGEPVCCFQCAPCPNGEISNKTDSDHCYKCPWNLWPNAQKTKCVPKTIEFLSYAGPLGSSLTAVAISSSVITLFILCLFFYYRTTPIIRANNYSLSCLLLFSIFICFLCALNFIGYPENVKCLLRQVIFGMVFAICISCILAKTIMVVFAFMATKPDSKLRSWTSPTVSYMIILVCSLVQLLLCVVWLSLSPPFSEYNVDSQPGVIIAECNEGSSTAFWCMLGYLSLLSSVSFIVAFMARRLPDSFNEAKFITFSMLAFLSVWLSFIPATLSAKGQYVIAMEIFAILSSTWALVFCMFLPKCFILVFRPSMNSKEYLMGKDKTGTK from the exons ATGAG GCTGATCACTCACATCTACTGGTGTCTTTGGCATCTCCTCTTATCCTACCTCATTCTGGTGTCCTATGGAAGTGATATGGGATGTAGACTGAGCACGTCAAATCTCTCCGGAGCCATCGGTGGTGGAGATGTTCTGATCGGGGTCTTGCTACCTTTCCATATCGACAAGCTATTCCAGACATTCACATTTACAGAGTACCCTAAAGAAGGCGTGTGCTCCAT GTTTCTACTAGAAATGTTCCAGCAGTTCCAGGCCATGCGATTTGCCTTAGAGGAGATCAATGGACGTCTAGATCTTCTCCAGAACATCACATTGGGTTTTGCAGCCTTTGATTCCTGTGCTGTCTTGCGAAAGGAACTTGTGGGAACCTTGTGGATGTTAACAGGACGGAGCAAGCCAATAACAAATTACTGTTGCCTCGAAAATCCACCTTTGGCCGCAGTCCTTGGCCATGCCATGTCAACATCTTCAATTCTCATGGCTCACATATTGGGATTGTACAGGTATCCACAG ATAAGTCATTTTTCTACTAGCTCTTTACTCAGTGACCGCTGGCAATTTCCTTCCTTCTTCCGAACTGTACCCAGTGATACGTTTCAGTCACGGGGGttggcccacctgatgttgcacTTTGACTGGAAATGGGTTGGCATGATTGCTTTGGGAAATGATTATGGATATGAAGGTACCAAGCTGGTTAAGGAGGAGATACTCAAAGCCGGAGCTTGTGTGGCCTTTACCCAGTTCATGGACGCCAATAACATGGCCAGAAGTGTCCCTGAAGTGACTAAAGTCATTAAGTCATCAACGGCAAGAGTTGTACTTGTTTTTGCCAATGACCTCTACGTTGCCATACTGGTGGATGAGATGATAAAGCAGAATGTTACTGGGAAGATTTTTATGGCCAGTGAAGCCTGGTCAACCTCACCAATTTTAGGAGCAGAAAAATACTCTATGTTGCTCTCGGGATCCATTGGTTTTGCCTTCCACAGCTCAACCATTCCCGGACTTAAAGAATTTCTGAATAGTATCCATCCTAATGATCCAGATAACTCGGAGAAAACTCTGAGGAAAATATTTTGGGAAAAAACTTTTGGATGCAAATTCTTCAATATGATGGATGGTTCGCAGTCACAGGCTAATGCAACCAAGATCTGTACAGGACTCGAAGACCTCACGAAAGTTCAGAACACGTACACAGATGTGTCCAGTTTAAGAGGTTCCTTGAGTATCTACACCTCGGTTCACGTCATAGCCAAATCTCTTCATGATATGAGAACCTGTATGGAAGGTAGAGGACCCTTCTACAATGGGAGCTGTGCAGATATAGACCACTTCAAGCCTTGGCAG ACTCCAATG TTGAAGCACTACATCCAAAATGTAATGGTAAAACTCAACGATGGGAGAGACATTTTCTTTGACGAGAACGGGGATCTCCCGGCAGTCTACGACATTGTCAACTGGCAGCTGGGAGGTGACGGGACCATGAAAAAAGTCAAAGTTGGAAGCTATGATACAGCAGCCACAGATGGAAACATCTTCACCATTAATATAAGTGCTGTCAGATGGCCTCCTGGCATTGAGCAG GTTCCAACATCTGTCTGTAGTGAGAGTTGTCCTCCAGGTTTCAGAAGGGTAGTGAGACGAGGAGAACCTGTCTGTTGTTTTCAGTGTGCTCCATGTCCTAATGGAGAAATCTCTAATAAGACGG ATTCTGACCATTGTTACAAATGTCCATGGAACTTGTGGCCCAATGCTCAAAAAACCAAGTGTGTGCCGAAGACTATTGAGTTCCTCTCTTATGCCGGACCACTGGGCTCCTCCTTGACTGCTGTCGCCATCTCCTCCTCAGTTATTACACTTTTTATCCTGTGCCTATTCTTTTACTACAGGACCACCCCAATCATTAGGGCAAATAACTACTCTCTTAGTTGTCTTCTACTTTTCTCTATATTTATTTGCTTTTTGTGTGCTTTAAATTTCATTGGTTACCCCGAAAATGTGAAATGTCTTCTGAGACAGGTGATATTTGGTATGGTATTTGCAATTTGTATTTCTTGTATTTTGGCCAAGACCATCATGGTTGTCTTCGCCTTTATGGCTACCAAGCCTGATAGCAAGTTACGGAGTTGGACAAGCCCTACTGTGTCCTACATGATAATCCTTGTGTGCTCACTTGTACAATTGTTGCTTTGCGTTGTTTGGTTGTCTCTTTCACCTCCATTTTCAGAATATAATGTAGACTCCCAGCCTGGTGTTATTATAGCTGAGTGTAATGAaggctcctccactgccttctggTGTATGTTGGGGTATCTTAGTTTGCTGTCTTCCGTAAGTTTCATTGTAGCCTTTATGGCCAGGAGACTCCCTGACAGCTTCAACGAAGCCAAATTCATCACTTTTAGCATGTTGGCCTTCCTCAGTGTCTGGTTGTCCTTCATCCCAGCCACTCTTAGTGCAAAGGGTCAATACGTTATAGCCATGGAGATCTTTGCCATCTTATCCTCCACTTGGGCTCTTGTGTTCTGTATGTTCCTCCCTAAATGTTTCATTCTAGTATTCCGGCCCAGTATGAACTCAAAGGAATATCTGATGGGCAAGGACAAAACAGGAACCAAATGA